In one window of Thermovenabulum gondwanense DNA:
- the moaC gene encoding cyclic pyranopterin monophosphate synthase MoaC, with protein sequence MEFTHFNEQGRAKMVDIGEKDVSFREALACGYVYMKRETLNMIVEGRIKKGDVLAVAQVAGIMGAKETSRLIPMCHNIPLTGVDINFQIMEKESAIRVEARVKCIGRTGAEMEALTAVSIACLTIYDMCKDVDKGMVIKNIQLLEKTGGKSGNFKREEEKPWE encoded by the coding sequence GTGGAGTTCACACATTTTAACGAACAGGGCCGGGCTAAAATGGTGGATATTGGCGAAAAAGATGTAAGTTTCCGGGAAGCTCTTGCCTGCGGATATGTTTACATGAAACGGGAAACCTTAAATATGATCGTAGAGGGCAGGATAAAAAAAGGCGATGTGCTTGCGGTAGCTCAGGTAGCCGGAATAATGGGTGCCAAGGAGACATCAAGGTTGATACCCATGTGCCATAATATTCCGCTTACCGGTGTAGACATAAATTTTCAAATAATGGAAAAAGAAAGCGCCATAAGGGTAGAAGCACGGGTAAAATGCATCGGAAGAACCGGCGCGGAAATGGAAGCTCTGACTGCGGTGTCCATAGCATGTTTAACGATTTACGATATGTGCAAAGATGTGGACAAAGGTATGGTAATTAAAAACATCCAGCTTTTGGAGAAAACCGGTGGGAAATCCGGAAATTTTAAAAGGGAGGAAGAAAAACCATGGGAATAG
- a CDS encoding MogA/MoaB family molybdenum cofactor biosynthesis protein: MIRVGVITASDRGYRGEREDISGKVIEEMVREINGFVEEYKVLPDDLEVIKKELINMSDKGIDLILTTGGTGLSPRDNTPEATLSVVEKLVPGIPEAMRMASLVKTPHAMLSRAVAGIRGKTLIVNLPGSPKGVRENLSVILPALPHAVEVLRGEVKDCGK, translated from the coding sequence ATGATTAGAGTTGGTGTGATTACAGCCAGTGACAGGGGATACAGGGGAGAAAGGGAGGATATAAGCGGCAAGGTTATCGAAGAAATGGTAAGGGAAATTAATGGCTTTGTGGAAGAATACAAGGTTTTACCCGATGATTTAGAAGTTATCAAAAAAGAGCTTATTAATATGTCCGATAAGGGTATCGATTTAATTTTGACGACCGGGGGGACGGGTCTATCTCCCAGGGATAATACGCCCGAGGCTACTCTTTCGGTAGTGGAAAAACTCGTACCCGGAATTCCTGAGGCAATGAGGATGGCAAGCTTAGTAAAAACCCCCCATGCCATGCTTTCCAGGGCAGTTGCCGGCATCAGGGGGAAAACCCTTATTGTTAACCTCCCCGGAAGCCCGAAGGGGGTTAGGGAAAACCTATCGGTAATTTTACCCGCTCTTCCTCATGCTGTAGAGGTATTAAGGGGAGAAGTAAAGGATTGCGGAAAATAG
- a CDS encoding MOSC domain-containing protein, with translation MGIVVAVSLSEKKGEKKRNVEFVNVLEDYGIEGDAHAGGWHRQISLLALESIKKMREKGLDVNPGDFAENVTTEGIDFSEIKIGTKLKVGEVLLEITQKGKVCHERCAIYYQAGDCIMPKEGVFAKVLKGGKIYPGDSIEVIEND, from the coding sequence ATGGGAATAGTAGTGGCTGTTTCTTTAAGTGAGAAAAAGGGTGAAAAAAAGAGAAATGTGGAATTTGTGAATGTTTTAGAAGACTACGGTATTGAAGGAGATGCCCATGCAGGGGGCTGGCACCGCCAGATAAGCCTGCTGGCATTAGAAAGTATAAAAAAAATGCGAGAGAAGGGGTTAGATGTAAATCCGGGGGATTTTGCCGAGAATGTAACCACTGAAGGTATTGATTTTTCTGAAATTAAAATAGGCACTAAGTTAAAGGTGGGAGAGGTCCTCCTGGAAATCACCCAGAAGGGCAAGGTCTGCCATGAAAGATGTGCCATTTACTATCAAGCCGGTGATTGTATAATGCCGAAAGAAGGTGTTTTCGCAAAGGTCTTAAAAGGTGGCAAGATATATCCGGGAGATTCCATAGAGGTGATTGAAAATGATTAG
- the groES gene encoding co-chaperone GroES, whose translation MALRPLGDRIVVKVLDKEEKTKGGIVIPDTAKEKPQKGEVIAVGTGEIVDGQRVPLEVKVGDKIIFSKYAGTEVKIDEQEYLILRQSDVLAVIE comes from the coding sequence ATGGCTTTAAGACCTCTCGGAGATAGAATTGTTGTTAAGGTGCTCGACAAAGAGGAAAAGACAAAGGGTGGGATCGTTATTCCCGATACCGCAAAAGAAAAGCCCCAGAAAGGAGAAGTTATTGCAGTAGGTACCGGGGAAATTGTAGATGGGCAGAGGGTACCCCTGGAAGTGAAAGTGGGAGACAAGATAATTTTCTCAAAATATGCGGGTACCGAAGTAAAAATTGATGAACAGGAGTACTTAATATTAAGACAAAGCGATGTCCTGGCGGTAATAGAATAA
- the groL gene encoding chaperonin GroEL (60 kDa chaperone family; promotes refolding of misfolded polypeptides especially under stressful conditions; forms two stacked rings of heptamers to form a barrel-shaped 14mer; ends can be capped by GroES; misfolded proteins enter the barrel where they are refolded when GroES binds) → MAKQILFDEEARRALLRGIDKLANTVKVTLGPKGRNVVLDKKFGTPTITNDGVTIAREIELEDPFENMGAQLIKEVATKTQDVAGDGTTTATLLAQAIIHEGMKNVVAGANPMLIKKGIEKAVKAVVEELKTFSKPVETKEAIAQVASISAADEEIGSLIAEAMEKVGKDGVITVEESKTMGTTLEVVEGMEFDRGYISPYMVTDTEKMEAVLDEPFILITDKKLSNVQDLIPILEKVVQNGGKLLIIAEDVEGEALATLIVNKLRGTLLSVAVKAPGFGDRRKAMLQDIAILTGGQVISEELGFDIKNATIDMLGRARQVKVGKENTIIVDGYGDKEEIKKRINSIKAQIEETTSDFDREKLQERLAKLAGGVAVIKVGAATETELKEKKHRIEDALSATKAAVEEGIVPGGGTAFINALPVLDKVEAEGDEKIGVDIIRRALEAPVRQIAYNAGKDGSVIVEKLKTMEKGIGFDAFREEFCNMIERGIVDPTKVTRSTLQNAASVAAMVLTTEAVVAEIPEKEKNPPMPNPDMY, encoded by the coding sequence ATGGCAAAACAGATTTTATTTGATGAAGAAGCTCGCAGGGCTCTTTTAAGGGGAATTGATAAACTGGCCAATACCGTTAAAGTCACCCTTGGACCAAAAGGTCGCAATGTGGTTTTGGACAAGAAGTTCGGCACACCTACTATTACCAATGATGGTGTTACAATTGCAAGGGAAATTGAATTAGAAGATCCCTTTGAAAATATGGGAGCCCAGCTTATTAAAGAAGTAGCTACAAAGACCCAGGATGTAGCGGGTGATGGTACCACTACCGCTACACTGCTTGCTCAGGCTATAATCCATGAGGGCATGAAAAACGTCGTTGCCGGAGCAAATCCCATGCTCATAAAGAAAGGAATTGAAAAAGCGGTTAAAGCTGTTGTAGAAGAACTCAAAACCTTCAGCAAACCCGTAGAAACAAAAGAAGCTATTGCTCAGGTAGCTTCCATTTCGGCAGCTGACGAAGAAATCGGAAGCCTCATTGCCGAAGCTATGGAAAAGGTAGGAAAAGATGGTGTAATTACGGTAGAAGAATCCAAAACCATGGGCACCACCCTGGAAGTTGTAGAAGGAATGGAATTTGACAGGGGCTACATATCCCCATACATGGTAACTGACACGGAGAAGATGGAAGCAGTTCTCGATGAACCATTCATATTGATTACCGATAAAAAACTTTCAAATGTTCAGGATCTTATCCCCATTTTGGAAAAAGTTGTACAAAACGGCGGAAAACTCTTGATAATTGCCGAAGATGTAGAAGGCGAAGCCTTGGCAACCTTGATAGTCAATAAACTCCGCGGAACTCTGCTTTCAGTAGCTGTGAAAGCTCCCGGCTTTGGTGACAGGAGAAAGGCAATGCTGCAGGATATCGCCATATTAACCGGCGGCCAGGTAATCTCTGAAGAACTCGGATTTGATATCAAAAATGCCACAATTGATATGCTCGGAAGGGCAAGACAGGTAAAAGTTGGCAAGGAGAACACCATAATTGTCGATGGATACGGCGATAAGGAAGAAATCAAAAAGAGAATTAATTCCATTAAAGCCCAGATCGAGGAAACTACTTCCGATTTCGATAGAGAAAAACTGCAGGAAAGACTTGCAAAACTTGCCGGCGGCGTAGCCGTTATAAAGGTTGGCGCAGCTACCGAAACCGAACTGAAAGAAAAGAAACACAGGATTGAAGATGCTCTTTCTGCTACAAAGGCTGCTGTGGAAGAAGGTATTGTACCCGGCGGCGGCACCGCTTTCATCAATGCTCTACCCGTGCTTGACAAGGTAGAAGCCGAAGGCGACGAAAAGATAGGTGTGGATATCATCAGGAGAGCATTGGAAGCACCTGTAAGGCAAATTGCTTACAACGCCGGTAAAGATGGCTCTGTAATTGTTGAAAAACTGAAGACTATGGAAAAAGGTATAGGCTTTGATGCCTTCCGTGAAGAGTTCTGCAACATGATCGAAAGGGGTATTGTGGATCCGACAAAGGTAACCCGCTCTACCCTCCAGAACGCCGCAAGTGTTGCCGCTATGGTCCTTACCACCGAAGCTGTTGTTGCAGAAATCCCTGAAAAGGAAAAGAACCCTCCGATGCCCAATCCTGATATGTATTAA